ATCGTCCCCCCAGCATGAGGCGCGTTTGGGCCTCGAGCCCCGGAATGGCGCCAAAAACAATGATGGTAAACGGCATAAGCACCCATTGAAAAACCATACTAAAACTCCTCCACTTGCCATAGTGTTTCGGACGCGGCGGCAGAAGAGATGTTGAAATAACGGCAGATGTGATAAGCCCCACCATAGCAAATCGCATAAGCGTCTGTGTAATAACCGGCAAATTATAAGAAAGAAGCGTTGTATTAAACTCTTTCCCTCCCAGATAAATGGGAAGCCATCCCAAGGCAAAAATAATAAGTGCATTGGTCGCCCATGACCAAAACCCCTCCAGCAAGACACCGGTAAAATATATTTTTTGTCTAATGGGAATATTTTTGTTCCGTACAAAATTAAAAAATACATATGGCATATTTTCGACTCCCCATCCCCACCTGCGTTGTTGCTTGTATACATTTTTTACCGTTTCCCAAAATGTAGGGGCAACATTTGCATCCAATGATATTGGATATGAAAGCGGTATTGTACGGTAGTCTCCGTTATACGGAAAAAAATGATTCCAAAAAATACGCGAATCTTCCGATACAATGTTTTTCTGCCAATAGCCGACATCCACAAGTCCGCTTAAACTCATAGAATGAGAAGAAAATGTTGTAAGCCGTTCCGGACGCTCCTGTTGCATCATTTGCCAAAACGTACCCGATGACGCAACCACGCGGGAAAGCATGGGGGCATCCCATATATTATTGTTATATACCGGCACCGGCTGAAATGATGAGCGATACGGTTTTTCTACTGTAAGAAAGTGATATGCTACACAAGAAAAATAATGCGGATACACGCGGGAATCGATATCAAATGCAGAAACAATTACATTTTTATGCGGAATATTTTTCGGATCAATATAGTTCTCTACAATTTCTTTGGCGGCATATGTTCCGTTTGATCCCTTTCCCGCAAGCTCACCCTCTGTGTCCATAGGATGCAATGTTGTAAAAAACATACCGAACTTATCACCATACTCTTCGACAATAACACGCTCTGTTTCAGCGGCCTCCTCTCCGGCGCGCTCCTCCCGAGCGAGAACAATAATCATACGATCTTTCGGCCAGGGCGTTGCTAAAATGGCATCTAAAGATCCTCGCACAACGGAAGCATCTTCTTTATAAAACGGCAGTATAACCAGTTGTTGTAAATGCTCCCACCGCATATTAGCAAGTTTTGAATGCCAATCGATTTCCATATGTTTTTTAAGACGCTTGGCGCTAATACGCATATGCACCGATAAAAATACGGTCTTTATAAGCCAGTACAAATCGAATGTAATGATAAACACAGCCGCCCACACGGGCGCCCGCCACGAAAGAAGGAAAAGTCCTATAAGCGTAGTCCACGCAAGCGCTCCCGGAACAATCTCAAAAAAACGATAAAGACGACGATCGCTTCCCGTTAAGTCATTTGCTTTTGAAATATTGTAATATGTATTCACGCAGGAATTGTACATAAGATAAAGAGAAATGCAAATAAAAACCGGCTTATCTTTTGGATAAGCCGGGATACCTTAATCTTTCCATAAATTATTTGCCGCATACTTCAGCACCACATCCACGCAATACTCACAGTAACCACCGTCAAGCATGCTACGCACCATGGTCCCGTACTTATCTGTTTGCTCTTCATCCCGGGTGCGAGCTTTGGTGATGATGCGGCTAATGTCCCGCACCGAAGCCATGAGCTTTTTTTCTATGGCTTCTTTGAGGGGCTCATAACTCTGGTATGAGATACTCTCACCCCGCCTGCCACACGCCCACAAATAGGCAATCACTTCTTGGCGGAAGCCGTCGGCGGCGGATCCGATAATCGCAATCTGTTCTTCCACCGATTTAAGAAATGCCTCATCCGGCTGAAGCTCTTCACGAGTGTTGGCATCTCTGACTTTAGTTTTATTCACATGCGCCTCGGCGTGGTCCAGATAATTCTGAAACAACGTCTCTGCCTGTTCTTGATATGAATAAACAAACGCTTTGGTAATCTCTTTCTCCACGAGCTCCAGATACTCCTTATGCAAGGTATCCTGGAGAAACTCGAGATACATCTTACGTATGTCGTCAGCCATGTCTTGATCCTTGACCATACTAATCATGGCTTCCCGCACGTTAATCGGGTTAATGCATTTACCGGATTCGGCAAGCGCATTATCAAGCGCTTTCATGATAAAGCGGGTTGAGATACCGAAAAGACCCTCGCGTTTGGCCTCATCGTGCAACTCTTGGATATTGATCTTCTTTGTCCGTCCTTTCTCGACCACTTCTTCGCCGTTATACAGCGCCAGTTTTGTCATTAGATCACACTTTGGAGTCGGTTCGAGTCGGGATAAGACGGCAAACATCGACGCCATCTCTAGTGTGTGAGGCGCTACGTGAGCATCAAAAGACGATTTCTGCAAGATCTTCTGATAAATCTTGACCTCTTCAGACATCCGCAGATTATACGGAACTTTGACGACCACAATACGGTCAAGAATCGCTTCGTTGGTGTGATCGGCTTTGAACTTTTGCCACTCGGCCTCGTTTGAGTGGGCAACAATAACCGAGTCTATATACACCGTGCCGTGCCGTCCGGGCGCAGGGACGAACTTCTCTTGAGTTGCCGTAATCATGGCATGCAGGTATTCTGTTTCATTCTTAAATACCTCAATAAATTCAACCATGCCACGGTTGCCCACATTAAACGCCCCGTTCAGTTCTAGCACGCGAGGATCACCTTCGGAGTACATATCGAGCTTAGAGATATCCTCTGATCCGATCAATACGGACGTATCTTGGTTGTTCGGATCAACCGGCGGAACAACACCAATGCCACGCCGGTTACGTTTAGAAAATTCCACCTGGACGATGGGAAACTCTTCATAGCGTGCGCCAAATTCGTCCTTAAGCCGATGCCGGCAAATGGGACACAAATCTCCTTCGATATGGACATCAAGCATCTTCTCGAATTCCTTGCGCAGATGACGCGGAACAAGATGCAATGGCTCTTCGAACATTGGACAGCCTTCAATGGCATAGACCGACTCGGCTTCTTCCAGACCCCTCTGCAATTTTTCAACCAGCGAGCTTTTGCCCGATCCAACCGGTCCCATCAGGTACAACACCTGGCGACTTTCCTCTCCCTTTAATGAAGCTGAATGAAAATAACGAACAATCCGTGCCGCCGTTCGTTCAATACCAAAAAATTCATCTTTGAAAAAGTTGTAAACCTTGAGGGGTTCATCTTTGTACAAGCGCCCCACTCGTGGATCATCGGATTCGGTGATCTCCGACATACCCTGGGCAATCATCATATTGTACAGACGACTGTGCGCAAGTCGGGTTATGCCCGGATTCTTTCGGACTTCTTCAAGGTAATCGATCAACGTTCCCTGCCATTCTACCCTTTGATGACTCGCCCTGTCCTTGGTAATCATAGTCTCGAACTGTTCCCGTGATGCCTGTTGCTGTGCCATGCTATCCTCCGTATGTTATAGGGTTATATTTCAATTTTAATGAACACATCATCAACTACACCTTACAAAAGCACATAAATATATCTTAGTCTATATATAACGTTATCAAATATTATCGTTTATGATATAGTGTATAGGCACTATTTACAGCTATTCGGTCTGTAGCTCAATGGTAGAGCGCTGAGCTTATACCTCAGTGGTTGTAGGTTCGATCCCTACCAGACCGACAAAAAACTCCCTTTCGGGAGCTTTTTACTTTCTTATACCGCCTGCGCCGGCGAAATACCCATAATTTTATTAAACATATCGCGTTCGATAGTTTCGTGTTCCAGCAAATATTCAGCAATTTCGGCAAGTTTTCCTTTCTTTTCTTTGAGTATTGTTTGCGCCTTTACAAGAGCTTCTTTCATAAAACGCGATACTTCCGTATCCACCTGTGAAGCAACTTCCTCCGAATATTTTTTCTCATGCCCAATGTCGCGTCCGAGAAATACCATGTCGCTTTGATCATCCCAGGCAACCGGACCTATTTTTTCAGACATACCGTACCGTGTTACCAAACTGCGCGCTATAGAAGTTGCCTTGCGGATATCGTCGGATGATCCGGTAGTAAGCTCGCCAAATATAAACTCTTCAGCCGCATACCCTCCAAGAGAAACCGCCAATTCGTCCAAGAAGTGATCTTTTGAGTAGTAATGTTTGTCTTCCGTTGGTAATTTCATAGTATATCCGCCGGCACGCCCACGAGATATAATGGAAATTTTATGCACGGGATCCGTATTGGGAAGCGACGCCGCCACCAGCGCGTGCCCCGCTTCGTGATATGCCGTAATTTTTTTCTCTTTGTCTGAAAATACCTTACTTTTACGCTCCGGTCCGAGAAGTACTTTTTCTATAGATGTAAGAACGTCCATTTGATTCACCTCCTTTCTGTTTTCACGCGCCGCCGCTATAGCCGCTTCATTTACAAGATTTGCCAAATCGGCTCCGGAAAATCCGGGCGTACGCTCCGCAATACGACGCAAATCAATATCGCCCGCCATATGCTTTTTTATCACGTGCACCGCTAAAATAGCTTCTCTGTCTTTAATATCGGGCAAATCAAGAACAACCCTTCTATCAAACCGTCCCGGGCGAAGAAGCGCCGGATCAAGCACGTCCGGACGGTTCGTTGCCGCCATTACAATTACTTGGTCTGATGTTTCAAATCCATCCATTTCGGTAAGGATCTGGTTAAGCGTTTGTTCACGCTCATCATGTCCGCCACCGAGACCTGCACCACGATGACGCCCCACCGCATCAATTTCGTCTACGAATATAATAGAGGGAGCGGTCTTCTTCGCGGTACGAAACAAATCCCGTACACGACTTGCGCCCACACCCACAAACATTTCAACAAATTCGGAAGCCGACATATGAAAAAACGGCACGCCAGCCTCTCCCGCAACCGCTTTTGCAAGCAGTGTTTTTCCCGTACCGGGACTTCCCATAAGAAGTACTCCGCGCGGAATGCGAGCACCGATATCCAAAAATTTCTTCGGATTTTTAAGAAAATCCACAATTTCTTCAAGTTCCTCCTTTGCTTCTGCGGATCCGGCAACATCCTTGAATGTAACACGATCTCCTTTTTTATCCTGCGGATTAATAACGCGTGCCCGCGACTGGCCAAACATCATAGCCTGTCCATTCGAACGCTGAACCTGCCGCATGGTAAGCCAGATAAATAAACCGATAAGCAAAATAGGAAGGAGAAACGGCAGAACGGTCGCCGCCCAAAACGCAAGTCCCGACGGCTCCTTTACTTCGATTGTTATGCTTTCCAAAAGCGCCGGACTGACGCCATAATTTACGAGCGTTTCCGTAAGAGCCGCGTCTGATTCTTTCTTTGTCGTCTGCACAACCTCATTAACAAGAGTTATTTCAAGCTTATCTTGCTGTACGGTTATACGCTCCACGTCACCAGCCTTGATTTCCGTTACCAGACGGGACAGCGTAATTTCCTCCGGCTCCTCGTTGGTTACAAATGAAGCATAGACCGCCGTTAGAATGAAAAAAATTAAAACGGCGTAAAGGATATTCTTTCCGAATAACGTAACCGGATTTTTCATTATGGGCTTTTTAATGGGATTTTTCATGAATTATGTTATGTGAATTAATCAATAGAAACATACAGATAAAACGTCTCTGTTATACTCCAGGGTACAATTATTGTACCACAATGGCAAGGATTTATCGTAATTCTTTTTCTATATCGATCTCCGCCATTTCCGCCAAATCTGATTTTTGAGGCTGATTTTTTCGAAGCGCCGAAGATAATTTGGCAAGTATAATTCCTACCTCCGGGACAACTCCCATTGACGATGTGGCGATTCCCTTTCGAAATACAAGTTTAAAGATACGCGGTACCCCTTGAGCAATGCTACTGCCGAAACGCGGCACGGAATCTACAATAAGAAACTCGCCATCATTTTTTATATCTTCCATGAATATACCCGCCCGGATATATGTAAGTTCGCTTGTTTCATGATTATATCTGTAAATTCCCGTTTGCAGAGGAAGCGTCATTTTCTGTATACCATGCGGCACAAGAGCGATATGCGATAGTGGCAAACGTTGCTTTATCGCCGCATTTACTTTTTCAAAATCGAATTGAACATCAATGCCAAGGTGCGCCGCTATATGGAAAAACTCCATGGGCGGTACTCCCTGCATCATCAACATTTGCGAGTGCATAGGAAATGCTCCGGTAAAGCGCGGATTACATTCTATAGGATACAGGTCATGTGTTTCTTTGTTGTAAATAAAATCAATACCAAAAACTCCCTTGTATCCCTTACGTGATAGGTATAATCCTATTTCCTCTACAATATGCTGTGCCGTTTTTACCGTTTCATCCGGCCATGAATGAAAAATCCAATCATTACCAAGAAATGTTCCCGTTGCCGCACTCCCGTGTAATGATTCCGGTACATCTATTAACTGCAACTGCAAGGTAGACGTAAGAACGCCGCGCGCCGTAACGCATCCAAGCATGGAAGGCGCAAAACCTTCTATAAAAGGAGAGATGAGAATCTCATTGAAACGATTATCACCGGAAAGAATATCTCGGCACATATGCCAATCATCCTTCGTATGCAAAAAGAATGTTCCCAAATTACCACTCACTTCAAGATCCGCTCGCTGAACCACCACCGATGTTTGCCACTTACCATGCAAATCATCATATGATAACTTCAAAAACTCTTCGCGGGACATGCGCCATTCCGGCATAGTAGGAAGTTTTAGCTGTTTTATAAGATCACGAAACTCCCCTTTAAGCTGTGTTCCCTCATAGTTTTTTGGCGTATTACCTATCCAATCAATACCAAGCTTATCAAGCGTTTCCGCAGTTCGCCTAGTTGCTAAATTAATCATGAGCCGGTAGGGTTTTTTCCACGATTTGAGAAATCCTTGAAATATATAATTATTCACCAGATAACCAAGGGCATGTACTTTAGCGGCAATCCGCGGATGATGTTCTTCCAGACAAAAAATCTTTGCATGTTTCCGCAACATGTCCAAATCGACACTGTCTTTGACGCAATAAATAGCGTAGTTATCGAGAAAAAGCGCCGGTATAATACGATTATACGGCTCTATCCCTACAGCTATAATTGTTTTTTCCTGCATGTTCTTCAGTACATCTCCCAGATTATGAATATACTTTTGCCATGCCAAGAAGCGTGTCTTGTCCATAAAAATATACTACTCACATTATGTCATGCTTATATATAAACTTAAACATCACATCATGTGATTATACACTGATCCAAATATGATAGTGGGGCAGAATGCGATTGCATCTGCCCCAGAGTTTATGCAGCAACTATTTCCACCACGGAAGCGACTGAATGAATTTTTTCAATTGGCGGGAGTTGCCCCTTCACCGGGGCGTCAGAAACAAGAAAATGAACTGCCGTCATTGACTCAAGGACCGGGAGGTCGCCATGTTCCTCCTCCACCGCCTTCCGGTGAACAAAGTAGGATTGTTGATCCTCAATATCCCACACGCGGCCGGTGCCGGTAACACCGTTAAAATACATAACCACCCCGCGGTGCCATTGATCGCTTTTCGGATTTGGCACCTCCGGCGGATTCCAAGCTACAGCGGGCACCTTATGTTTTTGCATAACTTTCTCGATGCTTTCCGC
This window of the Candidatus Ryanbacteria bacterium CG10_big_fil_rev_8_21_14_0_10_43_42 genome carries:
- a CDS encoding serine protein kinase — protein: MAQQQASREQFETMITKDRASHQRVEWQGTLIDYLEEVRKNPGITRLAHSRLYNMMIAQGMSEITESDDPRVGRLYKDEPLKVYNFFKDEFFGIERTAARIVRYFHSASLKGEESRQVLYLMGPVGSGKSSLVEKLQRGLEEAESVYAIEGCPMFEEPLHLVPRHLRKEFEKMLDVHIEGDLCPICRHRLKDEFGARYEEFPIVQVEFSKRNRRGIGVVPPVDPNNQDTSVLIGSEDISKLDMYSEGDPRVLELNGAFNVGNRGMVEFIEVFKNETEYLHAMITATQEKFVPAPGRHGTVYIDSVIVAHSNEAEWQKFKADHTNEAILDRIVVVKVPYNLRMSEEVKIYQKILQKSSFDAHVAPHTLEMASMFAVLSRLEPTPKCDLMTKLALYNGEEVVEKGRTKKINIQELHDEAKREGLFGISTRFIMKALDNALAESGKCINPINVREAMISMVKDQDMADDIRKMYLEFLQDTLHKEYLELVEKEITKAFVYSYQEQAETLFQNYLDHAEAHVNKTKVRDANTREELQPDEAFLKSVEEQIAIIGSAADGFRQEVIAYLWACGRRGESISYQSYEPLKEAIEKKLMASVRDISRIITKARTRDEEQTDKYGTMVRSMLDGGYCEYCVDVVLKYAANNLWKD
- a CDS encoding cell division protein FtsH, yielding MKNPVTLFGKNILYAVLIFFILTAVYASFVTNEEPEEITLSRLVTEIKAGDVERITVQQDKLEITLVNEVVQTTKKESDAALTETLVNYGVSPALLESITIEVKEPSGLAFWAATVLPFLLPILLIGLFIWLTMRQVQRSNGQAMMFGQSRARVINPQDKKGDRVTFKDVAGSAEAKEELEEIVDFLKNPKKFLDIGARIPRGVLLMGSPGTGKTLLAKAVAGEAGVPFFHMSASEFVEMFVGVGASRVRDLFRTAKKTAPSIIFVDEIDAVGRHRGAGLGGGHDEREQTLNQILTEMDGFETSDQVIVMAATNRPDVLDPALLRPGRFDRRVVLDLPDIKDREAILAVHVIKKHMAGDIDLRRIAERTPGFSGADLANLVNEAAIAAARENRKEVNQMDVLTSIEKVLLGPERKSKVFSDKEKKITAYHEAGHALVAASLPNTDPVHKISIISRGRAGGYTMKLPTEDKHYYSKDHFLDELAVSLGGYAAEEFIFGELTTGSSDDIRKATSIARSLVTRYGMSEKIGPVAWDDQSDMVFLGRDIGHEKKYSEEVASQVDTEVSRFMKEALVKAQTILKEKKGKLAEIAEYLLEHETIERDMFNKIMGISPAQAV